Proteins from a genomic interval of Falco rusticolus isolate bFalRus1 chromosome 7, bFalRus1.pri, whole genome shotgun sequence:
- the KLHDC2 gene encoding kelch domain-containing protein 2 isoform X2, translating to MADDNEDLQADEELPAPAEDSFEQLENDSPAERSGHVAVTDGRCMYVWGGYKNAQVRGFYDFYLPRDEIWIYNMETGRWKKSKTEGDVPPSMSGSCAVCVDRVVYLFGGHHARGNTNKFYMLNSRSTDKVLQWVRVECQGVPPSSKDKLGVWVYKNKLIFFGGYGYFPEGKQRGTFEFDETSFWNSGLPRGWNDHVHVLDTETFTWSQPITTGKTPSPRAAHACATVGNRGYVFGGRYRESRMNDLYYLNLDTWEWNEIITQGICPVGRSWHSLTPISSDHLFLFGGFTTDKQPLSDAWIYCISKNEWIQFEHNYSEKPRLWHTACASEEGEVIVFGGCANNLLAHSKAAHSNEILVFSLQPRSLVRLCLEAVICFKEMLASSWNCLPKHLLHSVNQRFGSNNTSGS from the exons ATGGCTGATGATAATGAAGACCTGCAGGCAGACGAAgagctcccagccccagctgaggACAGCTTTGAGCAGCTGGAGAACGACAGCCCTGCTGAGCGCAGCGGGCACGTGGCAGTCACGGATGGACGCTGCATGTATGTCTGGGGAGGCTATAAG AATGCCCAAGTTAGGGGATTTTATGACTTCTATCTGCCTAGAGATGAAATATGGATCTACAACATGGAAACTGGAAGATG GAAGAAGAGTAAAACAGAGGGAGATGTTCCACCTTCCATGTCTGGAAGTTGTGCTGTGTGTGTAGACAGAGTGGTGTACCTCTTCGGAGGACATCATGCACGTGGCAATACAAACAAG ttcTACATGTTAAATTCCAGATCCACGGACAAAGTGCTGCAGTGGGTCAGAGTAGAGTGTCAGGGGGTACCTCCTTCATCAAAGGACAAACTTGGCGTTTGGGTTTACAAAAACAA GCTAATATTTTTTGGAGGTTATGGTTATTTTCCTGAAGGGAAGCAACGGGGAACTTTCGAATTTGATGAAACCTCATTCTGG aattcagGTCTTCCTAGAGGGTGGAATGACCACGTGCATGTTCTGGACACTGAAACTTTTACTTGGAGCCAGCCTATAACTACG ggCAAAACTCCCTCACCACGAGCAGCTCACGCCTGTGCTACAGTTGGGAACAGAGGCTACGTGTTCGGCGGCAGATACAGA GAGTCCAGAATGAACGATCTTTACTATCTGAATTTGGATACCTGGGAGTGGAATGAAAT AATCACACAAGGCATTTGCCCAGTTGGCCGATCCTGGCATTCTTTAACACCAATTTCTTCAGATCACCTCTTTCTCTTTGGAGGATTCACCACTGACAAGCAGCCATTAA gcGATGCTTGGATTTACTGTATCAGCAAGAACGAGTGGATACAGTTTGAGCATAACTACTCTGAAAAACCCAG GTTGTGGCATACCGCTTGTGCAAGCGAGGAGGGAGAGGTGATCGTCTTTGGGGGCTGTGCCAACAACTTACTTGCCCACTCCAAAGCT gctCACAGTAATGAAATACTTGTGTTTTCTCTACAACCGAGATCTCTCGTAAG GCTGTGCCTGGAAGCAGTCATTTGCTTTAAGGAGATGCTGGCCAGTTCCTGGAATTGCCTCCCCAAGCACTTGCTGCACAGCGTCAATCAGCGGTTTGGAAGCAACAACACCTCAGGCTCCTGA
- the NEMF gene encoding nuclear export mediator factor NEMF has protein sequence MKSRFSTVDIRAVLAELRQSLLGMRVNNVYDVDNKTYLIRLQKPDCKATLLLESGIRIHTTEFEWPKNMMPSGFAMKCRKHLKTRRLVSVKQLGIDRIVDFQFGSDEAAYHLIVELYDRGNIVLTDHEYIILNILRFRTDEADDVRFAVRERYPVDSAKAPAPLPTLERLTEIISNAPKGEQLKRVLNPHLPYGATLIEHCLIEAGFSGYVKIDQHMESKENIEKVLTALEKAEEYMTLTDNFSGKGYIIQKKEKKPSLEPDKPAEDIYTYEEFHPFLFSQHSKCPYLEFDSFNKAADEFYSKLEGQKIDLKALQQEKQALKKLENVRRDHEHRLEALQQAQEADKMKGELIEMNLEIVDRAIQVVRSALANQIDWTEIGVIVKEAQAQGDPVASAIKELKLQTNHITMLLRNPYLLSEEEEEEEDADLEKEETEEPKGKKKKNKNKQLKKPQKNKPSLVDVDLSLSAYANAKKYYDHKRHAAKKTQKTVEAAEKAFKSAEKKTKQTLREVQTVTTIQKARKVYWFEKFLWFISSENYLIIAGRDQQQNELIVKRYLKPGDIYVHADLHGATSCVVKNPSGEPIPPRTLTEAGTMALCYSAAWDARVVTSAWWVSHNQVSKTAPTGEYLTTGSFMIRGKKNFLPPSYLMMGFSFLFKVDESCVWRHREERKIRVHDEDLETVTSSASELVSEEVELLEGGESSNEEEKAECPEAPEDVEAMSESNRDEGIADLDQGRVNTPPASEGDSEEDDGESQSEVKEEDVNYPDTTIDLSHLQSQRSLQKIIPKEEEPNLSDSKSQGRRHLSAKERREMKKKKQQNSENLEPPEEKQKEMETQPPPAPNTNKSVLPPQPIKRGQKSKMKKIKEKYKDQDEEDRELIMKLLGSAGSNKEEKGKKGKKGKAKEEPAKKQQQKPKAVHHGAGRGKETLPAGVLLHESQDPALEEQQDEKEEQDQDQPGLEEGEALLDSLTGQPHPEDILLFAVPICAPYTTMANYKYKVKLTPGTQKKGKAAKIALHNFMQSKEASAREKDLFRSVKDTDLSRNIPGKVKVSAPHLLNRKKK, from the exons ATGAAATCCCGTTTCAGCACCGTCGATATCCGCGCGGTGCTCGCCGAGCTCCGGCAGAG cTTATTGGGAATGAGAGTAAACAATGTTTATGATGTGGATAATAAGACATATCTTATTCGCCTTCAAAA ACCGGACTGCAAGGCCACGCTGCTGCTTGAATCTGGTATACGCATTCACACGACGGAGTTTGAGTGGCCAAAAAACATGATGCCATCTGGCTTTGCGATGAAG TGCCGTAAGCATTTAAAGACCAGGAGACTTGTCAGTGTAAAACAGTTGGGTATAGACAGAATTGTGGACTTCCAGTTTGGAAGCGATGAAGCTGCTTATCACCTCATCGTTGAACTGTACGACAGG GGTAACATTGTCCTGACAGACCACGAGTACATCATTTTAAACATTCTGAGGTTTCGCACGGATGAAGCAGACGATGTCAGATTTGCAGTTCGGGAACGATACCCAGTCGACAGCGCAAAAGCACCTGCACCTCTGCCAACCTTGGAAAG GTTAACTGAAATCATATCAAATGCACCAAAAGGGGAACAACTGAAGAGGGTTCTTAACCCACATCTTC cttatGGAGCCACTCTCATTGAGCATTGCCTTATAGAAGCTGGATTTTCTGGCTATGTCAAAATAGATCAGCATATGGAAAGTAAAG aaaatattgaaaaagtCCTTACTGCTttagagaaagcagaagaatatATGACACTAACTGACAACTTCAGTGGAAAG GGTTATATTAtccagaaaaaggagaaaaaaccaagTCTGGAACCAGATAAACCAGCAGAAGATATCTACAC ATATGAGGAATTTCatcctttcttgttttctcaaCATTCAAAATGTCCGTACTTGGAATTTGACTCATTCAATAAG GCAGCAGATGAGTTCTACTCGAAGCTGGAGGGACAGAAAATTGATCTGAAAGCATTGCAGCAG gaaaaacaagcattGAAGAAACTTGAAAATGTCCGTAGGGATCACGAGCACAGACTAGAAGCTCTTCAGCAAGCTCAG gAAGCTGATAAGATGAAAGGAGAACTTATAGAAATGAACTTGGAGATCGTCGACCGAGCCATCCAGGTGGTCCGTAGTGCATTAGCCAACCAGATAGACTGGACAGAGATTGGAGTGATTGTTAAAGAAGCTCAAGCCCAGGGAGACCCCGTTGCAAGTGCAATCAAAGAATTAAAGCTTCAGACAAATCATATCACAATGCTGCTGAG GAACCCCTATCTATTatctgaagaggaagaggaggaggaggatgctgatttagagaaagaagaaacGGAAGagccaaaggggaaaaagaaaaagaataaaaacaaacagttgAAGAAACCCCAGAAGAACAAACCGTCATTAGTTGATGTTGATCTCAGTTTATCTGCATATGCCAATGCCAAAAA GTACTATGATCACAAAAGACATGCAGCTAAGAAAACTCAGAAGACAGTAGAAGCTgcagaaaag GCATTTAAATCGGCTGAGAAGAAGACGAAGCAGACTTTGAGGGAAGTTCAGACAGTTACCACCATTCAGAAAGCCAGAAAGGTCTATTG GTTTGAGAAGTTCCTGTGGTTCATTAGTTCTGAGAATTACCTTATTATTGCCGGAAGAGATCAACAGCAGAATGAGCTGATTGTAAAGCGGTATCTTAAACCAG GGGACATATACGTGCATGCCGATCTCCATGGAGCCACGAGCTGTGTGGTCAAGAACCCATCAG GTGAACCCATCCCTCCGCGAACCCTGACAGAGGCTGGCACAATGGCCTTGTGTTACAGCGCTGCCTGGGATGCGCGTGTTGTCACCAGTGCTTGGTGGGTCTCCCACAACCAG gtttctAAAACTGCGCCTACAGGAGAATACCTCACTACTGGAAGCTTCATGATCCGAG ggaaaaagaattttcttccaCCTTCATATCTGATGATGGGCTTTAGCTTCTTGTTTAAG GTGGACGAAAGTTGTGTTTGGAGACACCGAGAAGAGAGGAAGATCAGAGTACACGATGAGGATCTGGAGACGGTCACCAGCAGTGCCAGTGAGCTGGTGTCTGAAGAAGTGGAGCTCTTAG aaggaggagagagcagcaacgaagaggaaaaagcagagtgtCCGGAAGCACCAGAGGATGTGGAAGCCATGTCAGAGAGTAACCGTGACGAGGGCATTGCTGACCTTGACCAGGGAAGAGTAAACACACCTCCTGCATCGGAGGGTGACTCTGAAGAGGATGATGGAGAATCACAGAGCGAAGTGAAGGAGGAAGATGTAAATTACCCAGATACAACAATCGACCTGTCGCATCTTCAGTCTCAAAG ATCCCTGCAGAAAATCATCCCCAAAGAGGAAGAACCCAACTTG AGTGACAGCAAGTCCCAGGGGCGAAGGCATCTGTCTGCCAAGGAGAGGAG agaaatgaagaaaaagaagcagcaaaactctGAGAACTTGGAGCCAcctgaagagaagcagaaagagatggaaacgcagcctccccctgctcccaacACCAATAAGAGTGTGCTGCCCCCTCAGCCCATCAAGCGGGGCCAAAAG agtaaaATGAAGAAGATCAAGGAGAAGTACAAGGACCAGGATGAGGAGGACCGGGAGCTCATCATGAAGCTGCTGGGG TCTGCAGGGTCAAAtaaggaggagaaagggaaaaaagggaaaaaggggaagGCAAAAGAAGAGCCAGCaaagaagcaacagcagaaacCCAAGGCTGTGCATCATGGTGCTGGAAGGGGCAAGGAGACACTCCCAGCAGGAGTCCTGCTGCATGAGTCGCAGGACCCAGCgctggaagagcagcaggatgAGAAG GAGGAGCAAGACCAGGATCAGCCAGGACTTGAG GAAGGCGAGGCGTTGCTGGACTCCCTGACCGGCCAGCCCCACCCCGAGGACATTCTCCTCTTCGCTGTTCCCATCTGCGCTCCCTACACGACGATGGCCAACTACAA gtaTAAAGTCAAACTCACACCAGGCACccagaagaagggaaaag CTGCGAAGATCGCCTTGCATAATTTTATGCAGTCTAAAGAAGCTAGCGCAAGAGAAAAAGATCTGTTCCGGAGTGTAAAG GACACAGATTTGTCGAGAAATATTCCTGGTAAAGTGAAAGTGTCCGCGCCTCATCTcctgaacaggaaaaagaagtga
- the KLHDC2 gene encoding kelch domain-containing protein 2 isoform X1, with amino-acid sequence MELRRCIEMADDNEDLQADEELPAPAEDSFEQLENDSPAERSGHVAVTDGRCMYVWGGYKNAQVRGFYDFYLPRDEIWIYNMETGRWKKSKTEGDVPPSMSGSCAVCVDRVVYLFGGHHARGNTNKFYMLNSRSTDKVLQWVRVECQGVPPSSKDKLGVWVYKNKLIFFGGYGYFPEGKQRGTFEFDETSFWNSGLPRGWNDHVHVLDTETFTWSQPITTGKTPSPRAAHACATVGNRGYVFGGRYRESRMNDLYYLNLDTWEWNEIITQGICPVGRSWHSLTPISSDHLFLFGGFTTDKQPLSDAWIYCISKNEWIQFEHNYSEKPRLWHTACASEEGEVIVFGGCANNLLAHSKAAHSNEILVFSLQPRSLVRLCLEAVICFKEMLASSWNCLPKHLLHSVNQRFGSNNTSGS; translated from the exons ATGGAGCTGCGG CGCTGTATCGAAATGGCTGATGATAATGAAGACCTGCAGGCAGACGAAgagctcccagccccagctgaggACAGCTTTGAGCAGCTGGAGAACGACAGCCCTGCTGAGCGCAGCGGGCACGTGGCAGTCACGGATGGACGCTGCATGTATGTCTGGGGAGGCTATAAG AATGCCCAAGTTAGGGGATTTTATGACTTCTATCTGCCTAGAGATGAAATATGGATCTACAACATGGAAACTGGAAGATG GAAGAAGAGTAAAACAGAGGGAGATGTTCCACCTTCCATGTCTGGAAGTTGTGCTGTGTGTGTAGACAGAGTGGTGTACCTCTTCGGAGGACATCATGCACGTGGCAATACAAACAAG ttcTACATGTTAAATTCCAGATCCACGGACAAAGTGCTGCAGTGGGTCAGAGTAGAGTGTCAGGGGGTACCTCCTTCATCAAAGGACAAACTTGGCGTTTGGGTTTACAAAAACAA GCTAATATTTTTTGGAGGTTATGGTTATTTTCCTGAAGGGAAGCAACGGGGAACTTTCGAATTTGATGAAACCTCATTCTGG aattcagGTCTTCCTAGAGGGTGGAATGACCACGTGCATGTTCTGGACACTGAAACTTTTACTTGGAGCCAGCCTATAACTACG ggCAAAACTCCCTCACCACGAGCAGCTCACGCCTGTGCTACAGTTGGGAACAGAGGCTACGTGTTCGGCGGCAGATACAGA GAGTCCAGAATGAACGATCTTTACTATCTGAATTTGGATACCTGGGAGTGGAATGAAAT AATCACACAAGGCATTTGCCCAGTTGGCCGATCCTGGCATTCTTTAACACCAATTTCTTCAGATCACCTCTTTCTCTTTGGAGGATTCACCACTGACAAGCAGCCATTAA gcGATGCTTGGATTTACTGTATCAGCAAGAACGAGTGGATACAGTTTGAGCATAACTACTCTGAAAAACCCAG GTTGTGGCATACCGCTTGTGCAAGCGAGGAGGGAGAGGTGATCGTCTTTGGGGGCTGTGCCAACAACTTACTTGCCCACTCCAAAGCT gctCACAGTAATGAAATACTTGTGTTTTCTCTACAACCGAGATCTCTCGTAAG GCTGTGCCTGGAAGCAGTCATTTGCTTTAAGGAGATGCTGGCCAGTTCCTGGAATTGCCTCCCCAAGCACTTGCTGCACAGCGTCAATCAGCGGTTTGGAAGCAACAACACCTCAGGCTCCTGA